From the Natrarchaeobaculum aegyptiacum genome, one window contains:
- a CDS encoding dodecin, translating into MVFKKITLIGTSTESFDDAADDAIDRAEATLENVYWIEVDELGVEIASAENREYQAEVTVAFELED; encoded by the coding sequence ATGGTCTTCAAGAAGATCACCCTGATCGGCACCAGCACCGAAAGCTTCGACGACGCCGCAGACGACGCCATCGACCGGGCCGAAGCGACCCTCGAGAACGTCTACTGGATCGAAGTCGACGAACTCGGCGTCGAAATCGCGAGCGCCGAGAACCGCGAGTATCAGGCCGAAGTCACCGTGGCGTTCGAACTCGAGGACTGA
- a CDS encoding HesB/IscA family protein: protein MSTDSADGGAATRPEIEVTEAAAEQALSLLESEGMDDDEAGLRLFVQQGGCAGLSYGMRFDDSPDEDDTIYNHHGLRVFVDPASLKYIEGSILDFESGLQSQGFHVENPNVVSECGCGESFRT from the coding sequence ATGAGCACGGACAGCGCAGACGGCGGGGCGGCGACCCGTCCCGAGATCGAGGTAACCGAGGCGGCGGCCGAGCAGGCACTTTCGTTGCTCGAGAGCGAGGGGATGGACGACGACGAGGCTGGACTGCGACTGTTCGTCCAGCAAGGTGGCTGTGCCGGCCTCTCCTACGGGATGCGGTTCGACGACAGTCCTGACGAAGACGACACGATATACAACCACCACGGGCTACGCGTCTTCGTCGACCCCGCGAGCCTGAAGTACATCGAGGGGAGCATCCTCGACTTCGAGTCCGGCCTGCAGTCACAGGGCTTCCACGTGGAAAATCCGAACGTGGTCAGCGAGTGTGGCTGTGGCGAGTCGTTCCGGACCTGA
- the hisD gene encoding histidinol dehydrogenase — protein MSIDVRAVADLGPDERAALFDRNAGIEAIRDDVREIVDRVREEGDVAVREFTEEFDGVTVGNLEITDACERAVDEIDDELLEAIEMAIANVREFHEAQLPEDWRREFDDGRELGRRFRPLDRVGAYVPGGTAAYPSSAIMTVVPATVAGVDHVSVVTPPAEEVNPVTLAAIHLAGADAVYSVGGAQAIGALAYGTETVTRVQKIVGPGNRWVTAAKAEVRGDVEIDFLAGPSEIVVIADETADPDVVAADLVAQAEHDPNAPVVAITNDEATAEAVAAAVDEQAGAREREDVIREAVANDASGVLLARSMSEAILFTEEYAPEHLTIVADDDEAIVERIDSAGSVFLGPHTPVAAGDYASGTNHVLPTNGGAKVTGGLSVETFLRSTTVQRLSRDGLAEIGETITTLAEAEGLEAHAESVRVRLEEDENETTSD, from the coding sequence ATGAGTATCGACGTGCGGGCGGTCGCCGACCTCGGTCCCGACGAGCGCGCGGCGCTGTTCGATCGCAACGCGGGCATCGAGGCGATCCGTGACGACGTTCGTGAGATCGTCGACCGGGTTCGTGAGGAAGGTGACGTCGCAGTCAGGGAGTTTACCGAGGAGTTCGACGGGGTCACGGTCGGGAACCTCGAGATCACGGACGCGTGCGAGCGCGCGGTCGACGAGATTGACGACGAGCTCCTGGAAGCCATCGAGATGGCGATCGCGAACGTCAGGGAGTTCCACGAGGCCCAGTTGCCCGAGGACTGGCGCCGTGAGTTCGACGACGGTCGAGAGCTGGGGCGACGGTTCCGACCGCTCGATCGCGTCGGCGCGTACGTTCCCGGTGGGACGGCAGCCTATCCCTCGAGTGCGATTATGACGGTCGTTCCGGCGACGGTCGCGGGCGTCGACCACGTCTCGGTCGTGACGCCACCTGCCGAGGAGGTAAACCCTGTGACGCTCGCGGCGATTCACCTCGCGGGCGCGGACGCGGTCTACAGCGTCGGCGGTGCGCAGGCCATCGGTGCGCTGGCCTACGGGACGGAGACGGTCACCCGGGTCCAGAAGATCGTCGGGCCGGGGAACAGGTGGGTGACCGCGGCGAAAGCCGAGGTGCGCGGTGACGTCGAGATCGACTTCCTCGCGGGCCCGAGCGAGATCGTGGTGATCGCAGACGAGACGGCAGATCCCGACGTCGTCGCTGCTGACCTGGTCGCACAGGCCGAACACGACCCGAACGCGCCGGTCGTTGCGATTACGAACGACGAAGCGACTGCGGAGGCAGTCGCGGCTGCCGTCGACGAGCAGGCGGGCGCACGCGAGCGCGAAGACGTGATTCGGGAGGCCGTCGCGAACGACGCAAGCGGCGTCCTGCTGGCCCGGTCGATGAGCGAGGCGATCCTCTTTACCGAGGAGTACGCCCCCGAGCACCTCACGATCGTCGCCGACGACGACGAGGCGATCGTAGAGCGTATCGACAGTGCAGGGAGCGTCTTCCTCGGCCCGCACACGCCCGTGGCGGCGGGCGACTACGCGAGCGGGACGAACCACGTTCTGCCGACGAACGGCGGTGCGAAAGTGACAGGTGGGCTCTCCGTCGAGACGTTCCTCCGGTCGACGACGGTCCAGCGGCTCTCGAGGGACGGACTGGCCGAGATCGGCGAGACGATCACGACGCTCGCAGAGGCCGAGGGACTCGAGGCCCACGCCGAGAGCGTCAGGGTGAGACTCGAGGAAGACGAGAACGAAACCACGAGCGACTAG
- a CDS encoding DUF7344 domain-containing protein, translating to MQTVGADWLDAMYDVLSDSRRRDVLYELESVGEVDVDGLTEAVHRRERARVETSAVDPNSIRLSLCHNHLPLLAERGIIEYEPAIDRVAQGDRFDEVEPTVTKARQCEDRSTEASMDGWEC from the coding sequence ATGCAAACCGTCGGGGCCGACTGGCTGGACGCGATGTACGACGTACTGTCCGACTCCCGTCGCCGAGACGTCCTGTACGAACTCGAGTCGGTCGGGGAAGTGGACGTCGACGGGCTTACAGAAGCGGTCCACAGGCGGGAGCGAGCGCGGGTGGAGACGTCCGCCGTTGATCCGAACTCGATCCGGCTCTCGTTGTGTCACAACCATCTGCCGCTACTGGCTGAACGAGGGATAATCGAGTACGAGCCAGCGATCGACCGCGTGGCACAGGGAGATCGGTTCGACGAGGTCGAGCCAACGGTAACGAAAGCCAGACAGTGTGAGGATCGATCGACCGAGGCGTCGATGGACGGCTGGGAGTGCTAA
- a CDS encoding globin-coupled sensor protein, whose amino-acid sequence MDSRGAAQSRVGRRSEVDERELVAEIGLDEDELEWRKSFIGLDECDERRLANLTPLFDSIADEVAADFYEHLQSFDDSRAVLERSDRSLEALEASQAEYLRSLGEYAYDDDANPGYGMDYVRQRAVIGKLHSLLDMPAKQYIGTYVRYHEHLLSALFDQFVSDLEGALDEEAHDLVERRADETLADALAVLRLTNLDLQVAMDTYNQSESESVWINALDEMIDPVIVIDDDEDIVVYNEAMADLTGVPESQAKGMELWELFRTDETHDTTDTIIERVLETESPIRDFDVKVLTHRDELVDVVLSNAPMYDEHGDLMGAVSVIRDVTELREKERTLAETRARVTDEIGSLATTQESTAREIAETMADLESRATEQVAMADEMRAELHDFGATMEEVAASARDVSTAAEESQRTADAGLEASTEAKAAVDDVVETVDDLLETATQLHERMDEIDEIVDVISQIADQTNLLALNANIEAAHAGEAGDGFAVVADEVQSLATETKAQAKQITNRIEQAQTQSDRTVDAARETSHTVSSASGDIDDALESLEEIATIVDEAATGIDEIAAANDDQVESVDEMATMAEEYAEHATAALTAAEDTASLVDDQLEIAERIRTEISSFETDDT is encoded by the coding sequence ATGGACTCACGTGGTGCAGCCCAGTCGAGGGTGGGGCGTAGAAGCGAGGTGGACGAACGGGAACTGGTCGCGGAGATCGGTCTCGACGAGGATGAACTCGAGTGGCGCAAGTCGTTCATCGGACTCGACGAGTGCGACGAACGACGACTGGCCAACCTGACGCCGCTGTTCGACTCGATCGCCGACGAGGTGGCCGCCGACTTCTACGAGCACCTCCAGTCGTTCGACGACTCCAGAGCCGTCCTCGAACGCTCCGATCGATCGCTCGAGGCACTCGAGGCCTCGCAGGCAGAATACCTGCGCAGTCTGGGGGAATACGCCTACGACGACGACGCGAATCCGGGCTACGGCATGGACTACGTCCGCCAGCGGGCAGTGATCGGCAAACTCCACAGCCTGCTCGACATGCCCGCCAAACAGTACATCGGTACCTACGTCCGCTATCACGAACACCTCCTGTCGGCACTGTTCGACCAGTTCGTTTCCGACCTCGAAGGAGCCCTCGACGAGGAAGCCCACGACCTCGTCGAGCGCCGCGCAGACGAAACCCTCGCGGACGCCCTCGCCGTCCTCCGACTGACGAACCTCGACCTCCAGGTCGCGATGGACACGTACAACCAGAGCGAGTCGGAATCCGTCTGGATCAACGCTCTAGACGAAATGATCGATCCCGTCATCGTCATCGACGACGACGAGGACATCGTGGTCTACAACGAGGCCATGGCAGACCTCACCGGCGTCCCCGAATCGCAGGCGAAAGGGATGGAACTCTGGGAACTGTTCCGGACCGACGAAACCCACGACACGACAGACACCATCATCGAACGCGTCCTCGAGACCGAATCCCCCATCCGCGACTTCGACGTCAAGGTTCTCACCCACCGGGACGAACTCGTCGACGTCGTCCTCTCGAACGCACCGATGTACGACGAACACGGCGATCTCATGGGCGCCGTCTCCGTCATCCGCGACGTCACCGAACTCCGTGAAAAAGAACGCACACTCGCCGAAACCAGAGCCCGCGTCACAGACGAAATCGGCTCGCTCGCCACCACGCAGGAATCGACCGCCCGCGAAATCGCCGAGACCATGGCCGACCTCGAGTCCCGGGCTACCGAACAGGTCGCGATGGCAGACGAGATGCGCGCCGAACTCCACGACTTCGGTGCCACTATGGAGGAAGTCGCCGCCAGCGCCAGAGACGTCTCTACGGCCGCCGAAGAGTCTCAACGGACGGCCGACGCAGGACTCGAAGCCAGCACCGAGGCGAAAGCCGCCGTCGACGACGTCGTCGAAACCGTCGACGACCTCCTCGAGACGGCAACTCAGCTGCACGAGCGGATGGACGAGATCGACGAGATCGTCGACGTCATCAGCCAGATCGCCGACCAGACCAACCTGCTCGCACTCAACGCCAACATCGAAGCCGCCCACGCCGGTGAGGCAGGCGACGGGTTCGCCGTCGTCGCCGACGAAGTCCAGTCGCTGGCCACAGAAACGAAAGCCCAGGCCAAACAGATCACCAACCGGATCGAACAGGCACAGACCCAGAGCGACCGCACCGTCGACGCCGCTCGCGAAACCAGCCACACCGTCTCGAGCGCCAGCGGCGACATCGACGACGCCCTCGAGTCGCTCGAAGAGATCGCCACCATCGTCGACGAAGCGGCCACCGGCATCGACGAAATCGCTGCCGCAAACGACGACCAGGTCGAGAGCGTCGACGAGATGGCCACCATGGCCGAAGAGTACGCCGAGCACGCGACCGCTGCCCTCACAGCAGCCGAAGACACCGCCTCGCTCGTCGACGACCAGCTCGAGATCGCCGAACGAATCCGCACCGAGATCTCGAGTTTCGAAACCGACGACACGTAA
- a CDS encoding NAD(P)/FAD-dependent oxidoreductase yields the protein MKRVDVAIVGGGAAGAAAAERAAAHGAETVLFEQGVPREDREALGPDSTDAAGMLDYWIDIMDFDYREIPDDVIHRELGGTEFIGPSTAVELTTTGMGASYDKFGYTFHRARMDDWLHERAEDAGADLRIGTSVTDLETDLRAEGPAGPTHTLTLADGDQLEAQYVILADGPQRRITLDALDQFTPPGRSISDYLSPPEANHIAYQEYREFPEELFEEFEDTLKFWWGYIPGETAYPWVFPNDGTVARVGLTMPIGMDLADVDNPGAYKLLRPEDDRLPSGSEYIRRLLELEYGDEYDIDEEIPVVEDRGKSKGTETYPISSTRPIDSPVGANIAVAGGAMGTTSAFHEGGYHVAVRSGKIAGRLAATDSLEHYNDLWKDAIGDEILRNVAFADIVEDYTPDDWDWAFDVVTDMQGDTNDNVLVSNRYSAGIDAMKILGAYKKRKFKYRDGRYVQFPEDKYIY from the coding sequence ATGAAACGCGTTGACGTCGCGATCGTCGGCGGAGGGGCCGCCGGTGCCGCCGCGGCAGAACGGGCTGCCGCCCACGGCGCCGAGACGGTGCTGTTCGAGCAGGGCGTCCCCCGGGAGGACCGTGAGGCCCTCGGTCCGGACTCGACGGACGCCGCCGGCATGCTCGACTACTGGATCGACATCATGGACTTCGACTACCGGGAGATCCCCGACGACGTTATCCACCGCGAACTCGGGGGGACGGAGTTTATCGGCCCCAGCACGGCCGTCGAACTGACGACGACCGGGATGGGAGCCAGCTACGACAAGTTCGGCTACACCTTCCACCGGGCACGTATGGACGACTGGCTCCACGAGCGCGCCGAAGACGCCGGCGCCGACCTCCGGATCGGCACCAGCGTCACCGACCTCGAGACCGACCTCCGTGCCGAAGGGCCGGCAGGACCGACCCACACCCTCACGCTCGCCGACGGTGACCAGCTCGAGGCCCAGTACGTGATCCTCGCCGACGGCCCCCAGCGCCGGATCACCCTCGACGCCCTCGACCAGTTCACCCCGCCGGGCAGGTCGATCTCCGACTACCTCTCCCCGCCGGAGGCAAACCACATCGCCTACCAGGAGTACCGCGAGTTCCCCGAGGAACTCTTCGAGGAGTTCGAAGACACCCTCAAATTCTGGTGGGGCTACATCCCCGGGGAGACCGCCTACCCGTGGGTCTTCCCCAACGACGGCACGGTCGCCCGTGTTGGCCTCACGATGCCCATCGGGATGGACCTCGCCGACGTCGACAACCCCGGTGCGTACAAACTCCTCCGACCAGAAGACGATCGACTCCCCTCTGGCTCCGAGTACATCCGCCGCCTGCTCGAACTCGAGTACGGCGACGAGTACGATATCGACGAGGAGATCCCGGTCGTCGAAGACCGCGGCAAGTCGAAGGGGACCGAGACCTACCCCATCTCCTCGACCCGGCCGATCGACTCGCCCGTCGGCGCGAACATCGCCGTCGCCGGCGGTGCGATGGGCACGACCTCCGCGTTCCACGAGGGCGGCTACCACGTCGCCGTTCGCTCGGGCAAGATCGCCGGCCGCCTCGCCGCAACTGACTCACTCGAGCACTACAACGATCTCTGGAAAGACGCCATCGGCGACGAGATTCTGCGCAACGTCGCCTTCGCAGACATCGTCGAAGACTACACGCCCGACGACTGGGACTGGGCCTTCGACGTCGTCACCGACATGCAAGGCGACACCAACGACAACGTGCTCGTTTCGAACCGTTACTCCGCGGGCATCGACGCGATGAAGATCCTCGGCGCATACAAGAAACGGAAGTTCAAATACCGCGACGGGCGGTACGTCCAGTTCCCCGAGGACAAGTACATCTACTGA
- a CDS encoding NAD(P)-dependent oxidoreductase — MLVLRRGTHGIPVEQYADAIRDRLPGGTVDLARTPTEEREAIRDARFVTGMTLDESLLEAAENLEVFACAYAGTGHLPLEALEERGVRVTNASGVHGPNIGEHVLGAILHFTRRFHVGARRQRRREWRHYQAHELHGSTVTIVGLGAIGRAVADRLEPFDVETIGVRYTPEKGGPTDEVVGFGDEPFHGALARTDYLVLACPLTETTRGLIGRDALTTIDPGAVLVNVARGPVVDTDALVEAIRSHQLRGASLDVTDPEPLPEDHPLWNFGNVQITPHNAGHTPKYYDRLADVVAENAERHATGGGEASLENQVLPR, encoded by the coding sequence GTGCTCGTCCTCAGGCGGGGAACCCACGGGATTCCCGTCGAACAGTACGCAGACGCGATCCGCGACCGATTACCGGGCGGGACGGTCGACCTGGCGCGAACGCCCACCGAAGAGCGCGAGGCGATCCGGGACGCGCGGTTCGTCACCGGGATGACTCTCGACGAGTCGCTGCTCGAGGCCGCAGAGAATCTCGAGGTGTTCGCGTGTGCCTACGCCGGGACGGGCCACCTGCCGCTCGAGGCACTCGAAGAGCGGGGCGTCCGGGTGACGAACGCCTCCGGCGTCCACGGGCCGAACATCGGCGAGCACGTGCTGGGGGCGATCCTCCACTTTACCCGACGGTTCCACGTGGGCGCACGCCGGCAGCGTCGTCGCGAGTGGCGTCACTATCAGGCCCACGAACTCCACGGCTCGACGGTCACGATCGTCGGCCTCGGCGCGATCGGACGGGCGGTCGCCGACAGACTCGAGCCGTTCGACGTCGAGACGATCGGTGTGCGGTATACTCCCGAGAAGGGTGGGCCGACCGACGAGGTGGTCGGGTTCGGCGACGAGCCGTTCCACGGCGCGCTCGCACGGACGGATTATCTGGTGCTCGCCTGTCCGCTGACGGAGACGACCCGGGGGCTGATCGGTCGTGACGCCCTGACGACGATCGACCCCGGGGCGGTCCTTGTGAACGTCGCGCGCGGGCCGGTCGTCGACACGGACGCGCTCGTCGAGGCGATCCGTTCACACCAGCTCCGGGGTGCCTCGCTGGACGTGACCGACCCCGAACCGCTCCCGGAGGACCACCCCCTGTGGAACTTCGGCAACGTCCAGATCACCCCCCACAACGCGGGCCATACCCCGAAGTACTACGATCGGCTCGCGGACGTCGTCGCCGAGAACGCCGAGCGACACGCCACAGGGGGTGGCGAAGCGTCCCTCGAGAACCAGGTGCTACCACGCTGA
- a CDS encoding universal stress protein: protein MTLTFDGTVVVPAADPDDGERTATALAAHLGESSTVILVNVIEKGGGSIDKAPMERRKEYADEIFERAREPLVDAPGTVETATLFGTDVVGTIFEAADDRDADAVVFTARKSNRLAELLTGDVARKMVKRAAIPVVALPLEQN from the coding sequence ATGACGCTCACGTTCGACGGAACCGTCGTCGTCCCGGCTGCAGATCCCGACGATGGCGAGCGAACGGCGACGGCGCTCGCGGCTCACCTCGGGGAGTCGAGCACCGTCATACTCGTGAACGTGATCGAGAAAGGCGGCGGGTCGATCGACAAGGCACCGATGGAACGTCGCAAGGAGTACGCCGACGAGATATTCGAGCGAGCGCGCGAACCGCTCGTCGACGCACCGGGAACCGTCGAGACGGCGACACTGTTCGGCACCGACGTCGTCGGAACGATCTTCGAGGCAGCAGACGACCGCGATGCGGACGCGGTGGTCTTTACGGCACGAAAGAGCAACCGACTGGCAGAGTTACTGACCGGCGACGTCGCTCGCAAGATGGTAAAGCGAGCGGCCATCCCGGTCGTCGCGTTGCCACTCGAGCAAAACTGA
- a CDS encoding DUF7344 domain-containing protein produces MLPVTGDPETLRPPGSSTTDADSTTATLSDRDRLVLEYLESRGRVPVETLADHLASSLSGAERSTVAEWGDALVGTRRRIHIGLRHSHLPRLDDASVIDYDPYEKVVSIRADGLSYLEDAPDYRLD; encoded by the coding sequence ATGCTTCCAGTCACTGGCGATCCGGAAACGCTGCGACCACCCGGCTCGTCGACGACGGACGCTGACTCGACGACTGCAACCCTCAGCGACCGCGACCGACTCGTCCTCGAGTACCTCGAATCCCGCGGTCGGGTCCCGGTCGAAACACTCGCCGACCACCTCGCGTCGTCCCTCTCGGGCGCCGAACGATCGACCGTCGCCGAGTGGGGCGACGCACTCGTCGGCACGCGCCGGCGCATCCACATCGGGCTCCGACACAGTCACCTGCCACGCCTCGACGACGCGTCGGTCATCGACTACGATCCGTACGAAAAGGTCGTCTCGATCCGCGCTGACGGACTCTCCTACCTCGAGGACGCACCCGACTACCGGCTCGACTGA
- the asd gene encoding aspartate-semialdehyde dehydrogenase — MAVRVGVLGATGAVGQRLIQLLDPHPEFEIAALTASASSAGKQYRQAAKWRVDSPIPEDVAEMTVTATDPDEVPDDVDLLFSSLPSSIGAEVEPAFCEAGYVMSSNSSNARMAEDVPLIIPEVNADHLELLEVQRDERGWDGAMVKNPNCSTITFVPTLAALEEFGLERVHVSTLQAVSGAGYDGVTSMEIIDNAIPYIGSEEEKLETESRKLLGEFDGAELSHDSVEVAASCNRISTLDGHLENVWVEAQEELTPEDAADAMEAYPSLDLRSSPDQLIHVFEEPDRPQPRLDRTLGGGMAISAGGFRESTFGLQYNCLAHNTMRGAAGASVLNGELLLENGYL; from the coding sequence ATGGCAGTACGAGTTGGCGTACTCGGCGCGACTGGTGCGGTCGGACAGCGACTGATTCAACTTCTCGACCCCCACCCGGAGTTCGAGATCGCAGCCCTCACCGCGAGCGCCTCGAGTGCAGGCAAACAGTACCGACAGGCAGCCAAGTGGCGCGTCGACAGTCCCATTCCCGAGGACGTCGCCGAGATGACCGTCACCGCAACCGACCCCGACGAGGTCCCGGACGACGTCGACCTCCTGTTCTCGTCGCTCCCCTCGTCTATCGGCGCCGAGGTCGAGCCCGCGTTCTGTGAGGCCGGCTACGTCATGTCCTCGAACTCCTCGAACGCCCGCATGGCCGAGGACGTCCCGCTCATCATCCCGGAAGTCAACGCCGACCACCTCGAGTTGCTCGAGGTCCAGCGCGACGAGCGCGGCTGGGACGGCGCGATGGTCAAGAACCCCAACTGCTCGACGATCACCTTCGTCCCGACGCTCGCCGCACTCGAGGAGTTCGGCCTCGAACGGGTTCACGTCTCGACCCTGCAGGCGGTCTCGGGCGCTGGCTACGACGGCGTCACCTCGATGGAGATCATCGACAACGCCATCCCCTACATCGGCAGCGAAGAGGAGAAACTCGAGACCGAGTCCCGCAAGCTGCTCGGGGAGTTCGACGGTGCAGAACTCAGCCACGACAGCGTCGAGGTCGCCGCCTCCTGTAACCGCATCTCAACGCTCGATGGCCATCTCGAGAACGTCTGGGTCGAAGCCCAGGAAGAACTGACCCCCGAAGACGCCGCAGACGCGATGGAAGCGTACCCGTCGCTCGACCTGCGCTCCTCGCCAGATCAGCTCATCCACGTCTTCGAGGAGCCTGACCGACCACAGCCCCGGCTCGACCGCACCCTCGGCGGCGGCATGGCCATCTCCGCAGGCGGCTTCCGCGAGTCCACCTTCGGCCTCCAGTACAACTGTCTCGCTCACAACACGATGCGCGGCGCTGCCGGCGCGAGCGTCCTCAACGGCGAACTGCTCCTCGAGAACGGCTACCTCTAG
- a CDS encoding 30S ribosomal protein S17e, whose amino-acid sequence MAIKPAYVKKTGNLLLERYPDAFTTDFEQNKESVAKLTNVESKGVRNRIAGYVTRKKSSQAATA is encoded by the coding sequence ATGGCAATCAAACCGGCCTACGTCAAAAAGACCGGGAACCTCCTGCTCGAACGGTACCCGGACGCGTTCACGACCGACTTCGAACAGAACAAAGAGAGCGTCGCAAAGCTCACGAACGTCGAATCGAAAGGCGTTCGCAACCGCATCGCCGGCTACGTCACCCGAAAGAAGAGTTCGCAGGCGGCGACCGCGTAA
- a CDS encoding PHP domain-containing protein, with amino-acid sequence MLSVELHVHSALSYDGRDPVELILEQAQGVGLDAIAITDHDEIDASLEAVELAPEYGLVAIPAMEISSKAGHVLGFGLEEAVPPGLSYETTIEEIHAQDGLAVIPHPFQESRHGVMARISRAQLTKADAIEVYNSRLLTGRANRQARRFAESHGMPMTSGSDAHISEMVGQAVTRVDAEEQSVDAILEAIRAGRTSVEGKRTPWHISFRQAAGGVSRRVRSGIVGLFE; translated from the coding sequence GTGCTGTCGGTCGAACTCCACGTGCACTCGGCGCTGTCCTACGACGGTCGTGACCCCGTCGAGCTCATCTTAGAGCAGGCCCAGGGGGTCGGCCTCGACGCCATCGCGATCACCGATCACGACGAGATCGACGCCAGTCTCGAGGCTGTCGAACTGGCCCCGGAGTACGGCCTCGTCGCGATTCCTGCGATGGAAATCTCGAGCAAGGCGGGGCACGTCCTCGGGTTCGGACTCGAGGAGGCGGTCCCGCCCGGCCTCTCTTACGAGACGACGATCGAGGAGATACACGCACAGGACGGACTGGCGGTTATTCCCCATCCGTTCCAGGAGTCCCGACACGGCGTGATGGCCCGCATTTCGCGGGCCCAGCTCACGAAGGCCGACGCGATCGAGGTGTACAACTCCCGGTTGCTCACCGGCCGTGCGAATCGCCAGGCCAGGCGGTTCGCCGAGTCCCACGGTATGCCAATGACGTCCGGCAGCGACGCCCACATCAGCGAGATGGTCGGACAGGCGGTCACCCGCGTCGACGCCGAGGAACAATCGGTCGACGCGATTCTCGAGGCGATCCGTGCCGGACGTACCTCGGTCGAGGGGAAGCGAACGCCGTGGCACATCAGTTTTCGACAGGCTGCCGGCGGCGTCTCCCGGCGGGTACGAAGCGGGATCGTGGGGTTGTTCGAATGA
- a CDS encoding asparagine synthase C-terminal domain-containing protein, with amino-acid sequence MTAGLRGSDSDRVQRAIADDEPFPGGTGFAGELEGRLVRDVLGRVPLYVDRTGPVTATDGWAFSPTALEDPVAVPAGTVTPVEDLDAAALEATAVDPDTLEPDAVSSSPFYRHWTLPDPAPVEPDVALEALEEAICDSVACVRESDREVAVAFSGGVDSALVAELLDAPLYVVGFDGCHDVEAAREAAAVMGREADLTVVDLEPADIERAVPGLARAIGRTNAMDVQIALPLFLAAERVGADGFDALAVGQGADELFGGYEKVVHLDHRVEAETTREAVREQIRSLAEQLPRDVLAVEAAGVDPVAPLLDDRVVRAAFRLPDTLLADEEIRKRGLRTVASRHLPESVATRDKKAVQYGSLVARELDRLARQNGYKRRMDDHVSTYVRSLLEPGR; translated from the coding sequence ATGACCGCTGGGCTCCGCGGCAGCGACAGCGATCGCGTCCAGCGAGCCATCGCCGACGACGAGCCGTTCCCGGGCGGAACCGGCTTTGCGGGCGAACTCGAGGGCCGACTCGTCCGCGACGTGCTCGGGCGCGTCCCGCTGTACGTCGACCGCACCGGTCCCGTCACCGCTACCGATGGCTGGGCGTTCAGTCCGACCGCGCTCGAGGATCCGGTGGCCGTTCCCGCCGGAACCGTGACGCCGGTCGAGGACCTCGACGCCGCGGCGCTCGAGGCTACAGCGGTCGACCCGGACACCCTCGAGCCCGACGCAGTCTCGTCGTCCCCGTTCTATCGCCACTGGACACTCCCCGATCCAGCTCCCGTCGAGCCGGACGTCGCACTCGAGGCGCTGGAGGAGGCGATCTGTGACTCGGTTGCGTGCGTCCGAGAGAGCGATCGGGAGGTCGCCGTCGCCTTCTCCGGCGGTGTGGATTCGGCACTGGTCGCCGAGTTACTGGACGCACCGCTGTACGTCGTCGGATTCGACGGCTGCCACGACGTCGAGGCCGCCCGCGAGGCCGCGGCGGTGATGGGACGGGAAGCCGACCTGACCGTCGTCGACCTCGAGCCGGCTGACATCGAGCGCGCGGTCCCCGGCCTCGCCCGCGCGATTGGGCGAACGAACGCGATGGACGTCCAGATCGCGCTCCCGCTGTTTCTGGCGGCCGAGCGCGTTGGCGCCGACGGGTTCGACGCGCTGGCGGTCGGCCAGGGGGCCGACGAACTGTTCGGCGGCTACGAGAAGGTCGTCCACCTCGATCACCGCGTCGAGGCCGAGACGACCCGGGAGGCGGTCAGAGAGCAGATCCGGAGCCTCGCCGAGCAGCTTCCCCGTGACGTCCTCGCCGTCGAGGCGGCGGGCGTCGACCCGGTCGCGCCGTTGCTCGACGACCGCGTGGTCCGGGCTGCATTCAGACTCCCCGACACCTTGCTCGCCGACGAGGAGATCCGGAAACGCGGGCTCCGGACGGTCGCCAGCCGGCACCTCCCCGAGTCGGTCGCGACGAGAGACAAGAAGGCCGTCCAGTACGGTAGCCTCGTCGCGCGCGAACTCGACCGGCTCGCCCGCCAGAACGGCTACAAGCGCCGGATGGACGACCACGTCTCGACGTACGTCAGGTCGCTACTCGAGCCCGGACGCTGA